From the genome of Brienomyrus brachyistius isolate T26 chromosome 8, BBRACH_0.4, whole genome shotgun sequence, one region includes:
- the LOC125747694 gene encoding cyclin-dependent kinase 16-like isoform X2: MDRIKVIKRRLSMSLRGPRPADEPLDEQTESAPPEDPPLSQASDPVVCPALRPTLCPSSHPASHSAPSFLRQYAGHLGRTALRRDPRGVLERSQLNLYRTGSLGIVHENGKGTAMGSDGESDQASGTSSDEVQSPVRVRLRNGNHRRIAEDINKRLSLPVDIRLPESYLEKFAMSGPPFAKPMSRRLRRVSLSEIGFGKLETYTKLDKVGEGTYATVFKGRSKLTGNLVALKEIRLEHEEGAPCTAIREVSLLKDLKHANIVTLHDIIHTEKCLTLVFEYMEQDLKQYMDDCGNILDVCNVKIFLFQLLRGLAYCHGRKVLHRDLKPQNLLISHRGELKLADFGLARAKSVPTKTYSNEVVTLWYRPPDVLLGSTEYSTPIDMWGVGCIFYEMMTGRPLFPGSTVKDELHLIFRILGSPTEATWPGISSCEELRAYQFPHYTAEPLVNHAPRIDADGIHLLTQLLQFSVKNRISAEDGLRHPYFSCLGEQVHTLPDTASIFSVKGIQLRRDPGRKSNMHLEPAPSTVGTVPWEYVQREGAQARSSSYASTSSTS; encoded by the exons ATGGACAGGATTAAAGTCATAAAGAGGCGTCTATCCATGTCTCTGCGTGGCCCCAGGCCCGCAGACGAGCCGCTGGACGAGCAGACGGAGTCGGCCCCACCTGAGGACCCACCCCTTTCCCAAGCCTCGG atcCGGTGGTTTGTCCTGCCTTACGGCCCACCCTGTGTCCCTCCTCGCACCCTGCCTCGCACAGCGCCCCCTCCTTCCTGCGTCAGTATGCAGGTCACCTGGGACGAACAGCCCTGCGCCGGGACCCCAGGGGTGTGCTGGAGCGCTCCCAGCTGAACCTCTACAGGACCGGATCTCTCG GCATCGTCCATGAGAACGGCAAGGGGACCGCGATGGGCTCAGATGGCGAGAGTGACCAGGCATCCGGCACGTCCTCTGATGAGGTGCAGAGCCCAGTGCGGGTGCGATTACGGAATGGGAACCATCGCCGCATCGCGGAG GACATCAACAAGCGACTCTCCCTTCCGGTGGACATCCGGCTGCCGGAGAGCTACCTGGAGAAGTTCGCCATGAGCGGGCCGCCCTTCGCCAAGCCCATGAGCCGCCGGCTTCGCCGTGTCTCACTG TCTGAGATCGGCTTTGGGAAGTTGGAAACCTACACCAAGCTGGACAAAGTGGGTGAG GGCACCTACGCAACAGTGTTTAAGGGTCGCAGCAAGCTGACGGGCAACCTGGTGGCACTCAAGGAGATCCGTCTGGAACACGAAGAAGGAGCGCCATGCACCGCCATCCGAGAGG tgtctctccttaagGATCTGAAGCACGCCAACATCGTCACTCTCCATGACATCATCCACACGGAGAAGTGCCTGACTTTGGTGTTTGAATACATG GAGCAGGATCTGAAGCAGTACATGGACGACTGTGGAAATATCTTAGATGTGTGCAATGTTAAG ATCTTCCTATTCCAGCTGCTCCGGGGCCTGGCTTACTGTCATGGCAGGAAAGTCCTGCACAGGGACCTCAAGCCCCAGAATCTACTCATCAGCCACAGGGGGGAGCTCAAGTTGGCTGACTTTG GTCTAGCCCGGGCTAAGTCGGTTCCGACTAAAACATATTCCAACGAGGTTGTGACTCTCTGGTACCGACCACCAGATGTACTGCTAGGCTCTACAGAGTACTCGACACCCATCGACATGTG GGGGGTAGGCTGTATATTCTACGAGATGATGACGGGTAGACCCCTGTTCCCTGGATCTACAGTGAAGGATGAGCTACATTTGATATTCCGAATTCTAG GCTCTCCAACAGAGGCGACCTGGCCCGGAATCTCCAGCTGTGAGGAATTACGAGCCTACCAGTTCCCTCATTACACTGCTGAGCCGCTGGTCAACCATGCACCaag GATAGACGCCGATGGGATTCACCTTCTGACCCAACTCCTCCAG TTTTCGGTGAAGAACCGAATTTCTGCTGAGGATGGCCTTCGACACCCCTATTTCTCCTGTCTGGGGGAGCAGGTGCACACGCTGCCTGACA CTGCCTCCATTTTCTCTGTGAAGGGCATCCAGCTCCGCAGGGACCCAGGAAGGAAGAGCAACATGCACCTAGAGCCAG CGCCATCTACAGTGGGCACTGTTCCCTGGGAGTATGTCCAGAGAGAGGGCGCCCAAGCACGGAGCTCGTCCTACGCATCCACGTCCTCCACAAGCTGA
- the LOC125747694 gene encoding cyclin-dependent kinase 16-like isoform X1 has translation MDRIKVIKRRLSMSLRGPRPADEPLDEQTESAPPEDPPLSQASDPVVCPALRPTLCPSSHPASHSAPSFLRQYAGHLGRTALRRDPRGVLERSQLNLYRTGSLGIVHENGKGTAMGSDGESDQASGTSSDEVQSPVRVRLRNGNHRRIAEDINKRLSLPVDIRLPESYLEKFAMSGPPFAKPMSRRLRRVSLSEIGFGKLETYTKLDKVGEGTYATVFKGRSKLTGNLVALKEIRLEHEEGAPCTAIREVSLLKDLKHANIVTLHDIIHTEKCLTLVFEYMEQDLKQYMDDCGNILDVCNVKIFLFQLLRGLAYCHGRKVLHRDLKPQNLLISHRGELKLADFGLARAKSVPTKTYSNEVVTLWYRPPDVLLGSTEYSTPIDMWGVGCIFYEMMTGRPLFPGSTVKDELHLIFRILGSPTEATWPGISSCEELRAYQFPHYTAEPLVNHAPRIDADGIHLLTQLLQFSVKNRISAEDGLRHPYFSCLGEQVHTLPDTASIFSVKGIQLRRDPGRKSNMHLEPGELPLAKRQFGITGVLSCRGEGALNMNSGEGRSSALFG, from the exons ATGGACAGGATTAAAGTCATAAAGAGGCGTCTATCCATGTCTCTGCGTGGCCCCAGGCCCGCAGACGAGCCGCTGGACGAGCAGACGGAGTCGGCCCCACCTGAGGACCCACCCCTTTCCCAAGCCTCGG atcCGGTGGTTTGTCCTGCCTTACGGCCCACCCTGTGTCCCTCCTCGCACCCTGCCTCGCACAGCGCCCCCTCCTTCCTGCGTCAGTATGCAGGTCACCTGGGACGAACAGCCCTGCGCCGGGACCCCAGGGGTGTGCTGGAGCGCTCCCAGCTGAACCTCTACAGGACCGGATCTCTCG GCATCGTCCATGAGAACGGCAAGGGGACCGCGATGGGCTCAGATGGCGAGAGTGACCAGGCATCCGGCACGTCCTCTGATGAGGTGCAGAGCCCAGTGCGGGTGCGATTACGGAATGGGAACCATCGCCGCATCGCGGAG GACATCAACAAGCGACTCTCCCTTCCGGTGGACATCCGGCTGCCGGAGAGCTACCTGGAGAAGTTCGCCATGAGCGGGCCGCCCTTCGCCAAGCCCATGAGCCGCCGGCTTCGCCGTGTCTCACTG TCTGAGATCGGCTTTGGGAAGTTGGAAACCTACACCAAGCTGGACAAAGTGGGTGAG GGCACCTACGCAACAGTGTTTAAGGGTCGCAGCAAGCTGACGGGCAACCTGGTGGCACTCAAGGAGATCCGTCTGGAACACGAAGAAGGAGCGCCATGCACCGCCATCCGAGAGG tgtctctccttaagGATCTGAAGCACGCCAACATCGTCACTCTCCATGACATCATCCACACGGAGAAGTGCCTGACTTTGGTGTTTGAATACATG GAGCAGGATCTGAAGCAGTACATGGACGACTGTGGAAATATCTTAGATGTGTGCAATGTTAAG ATCTTCCTATTCCAGCTGCTCCGGGGCCTGGCTTACTGTCATGGCAGGAAAGTCCTGCACAGGGACCTCAAGCCCCAGAATCTACTCATCAGCCACAGGGGGGAGCTCAAGTTGGCTGACTTTG GTCTAGCCCGGGCTAAGTCGGTTCCGACTAAAACATATTCCAACGAGGTTGTGACTCTCTGGTACCGACCACCAGATGTACTGCTAGGCTCTACAGAGTACTCGACACCCATCGACATGTG GGGGGTAGGCTGTATATTCTACGAGATGATGACGGGTAGACCCCTGTTCCCTGGATCTACAGTGAAGGATGAGCTACATTTGATATTCCGAATTCTAG GCTCTCCAACAGAGGCGACCTGGCCCGGAATCTCCAGCTGTGAGGAATTACGAGCCTACCAGTTCCCTCATTACACTGCTGAGCCGCTGGTCAACCATGCACCaag GATAGACGCCGATGGGATTCACCTTCTGACCCAACTCCTCCAG TTTTCGGTGAAGAACCGAATTTCTGCTGAGGATGGCCTTCGACACCCCTATTTCTCCTGTCTGGGGGAGCAGGTGCACACGCTGCCTGACA CTGCCTCCATTTTCTCTGTGAAGGGCATCCAGCTCCGCAGGGACCCAGGAAGGAAGAGCAACATGCACCTAGAGCCAGGTGAGCTGCCGTTGGCTAAGAGACAGTTTGGCATAACTGGAGTTCTGAGCTGTAGGGGAGAAGGAGCATTAAACATGAACAGCGGAGAGGGAAGAAGCTCGGCCTTGTTTGGCTAA
- the LOC125747694 gene encoding cyclin-dependent kinase 16-like isoform X5, whose translation MCAVLFVYHKKICISFSGPRRGNRPKRGIVHENGKGTAMGSDGESDQASGTSSDEVQSPVRVRLRNGNHRRIAEDINKRLSLPVDIRLPESYLEKFAMSGPPFAKPMSRRLRRVSLSEIGFGKLETYTKLDKVGEGTYATVFKGRSKLTGNLVALKEIRLEHEEGAPCTAIREVSLLKDLKHANIVTLHDIIHTEKCLTLVFEYMEQDLKQYMDDCGNILDVCNVKIFLFQLLRGLAYCHGRKVLHRDLKPQNLLISHRGELKLADFGLARAKSVPTKTYSNEVVTLWYRPPDVLLGSTEYSTPIDMWGVGCIFYEMMTGRPLFPGSTVKDELHLIFRILGSPTEATWPGISSCEELRAYQFPHYTAEPLVNHAPRIDADGIHLLTQLLQFSVKNRISAEDGLRHPYFSCLGEQVHTLPDTASIFSVKGIQLRRDPGRKSNMHLEPGELPLAKRQFGITGVLSCRGEGALNMNSGEGRSSALFG comes from the exons atgtgtgCTGTTTTATTCGTGTAtcacaaaaaaatatgtatttccTTCAGTGGACCAAGAAGAGGAAACCGACCTAAAAGAG GCATCGTCCATGAGAACGGCAAGGGGACCGCGATGGGCTCAGATGGCGAGAGTGACCAGGCATCCGGCACGTCCTCTGATGAGGTGCAGAGCCCAGTGCGGGTGCGATTACGGAATGGGAACCATCGCCGCATCGCGGAG GACATCAACAAGCGACTCTCCCTTCCGGTGGACATCCGGCTGCCGGAGAGCTACCTGGAGAAGTTCGCCATGAGCGGGCCGCCCTTCGCCAAGCCCATGAGCCGCCGGCTTCGCCGTGTCTCACTG TCTGAGATCGGCTTTGGGAAGTTGGAAACCTACACCAAGCTGGACAAAGTGGGTGAG GGCACCTACGCAACAGTGTTTAAGGGTCGCAGCAAGCTGACGGGCAACCTGGTGGCACTCAAGGAGATCCGTCTGGAACACGAAGAAGGAGCGCCATGCACCGCCATCCGAGAGG tgtctctccttaagGATCTGAAGCACGCCAACATCGTCACTCTCCATGACATCATCCACACGGAGAAGTGCCTGACTTTGGTGTTTGAATACATG GAGCAGGATCTGAAGCAGTACATGGACGACTGTGGAAATATCTTAGATGTGTGCAATGTTAAG ATCTTCCTATTCCAGCTGCTCCGGGGCCTGGCTTACTGTCATGGCAGGAAAGTCCTGCACAGGGACCTCAAGCCCCAGAATCTACTCATCAGCCACAGGGGGGAGCTCAAGTTGGCTGACTTTG GTCTAGCCCGGGCTAAGTCGGTTCCGACTAAAACATATTCCAACGAGGTTGTGACTCTCTGGTACCGACCACCAGATGTACTGCTAGGCTCTACAGAGTACTCGACACCCATCGACATGTG GGGGGTAGGCTGTATATTCTACGAGATGATGACGGGTAGACCCCTGTTCCCTGGATCTACAGTGAAGGATGAGCTACATTTGATATTCCGAATTCTAG GCTCTCCAACAGAGGCGACCTGGCCCGGAATCTCCAGCTGTGAGGAATTACGAGCCTACCAGTTCCCTCATTACACTGCTGAGCCGCTGGTCAACCATGCACCaag GATAGACGCCGATGGGATTCACCTTCTGACCCAACTCCTCCAG TTTTCGGTGAAGAACCGAATTTCTGCTGAGGATGGCCTTCGACACCCCTATTTCTCCTGTCTGGGGGAGCAGGTGCACACGCTGCCTGACA CTGCCTCCATTTTCTCTGTGAAGGGCATCCAGCTCCGCAGGGACCCAGGAAGGAAGAGCAACATGCACCTAGAGCCAGGTGAGCTGCCGTTGGCTAAGAGACAGTTTGGCATAACTGGAGTTCTGAGCTGTAGGGGAGAAGGAGCATTAAACATGAACAGCGGAGAGGGAAGAAGCTCGGCCTTGTTTGGCTAA
- the LOC125747694 gene encoding cyclin-dependent kinase 16-like isoform X4 gives MDRIKVIKRRLSMSLRGPRPADEPLDEQTESAPPEDPPLSQASGIVHENGKGTAMGSDGESDQASGTSSDEVQSPVRVRLRNGNHRRIAEDINKRLSLPVDIRLPESYLEKFAMSGPPFAKPMSRRLRRVSLSEIGFGKLETYTKLDKVGEGTYATVFKGRSKLTGNLVALKEIRLEHEEGAPCTAIREVSLLKDLKHANIVTLHDIIHTEKCLTLVFEYMEQDLKQYMDDCGNILDVCNVKIFLFQLLRGLAYCHGRKVLHRDLKPQNLLISHRGELKLADFGLARAKSVPTKTYSNEVVTLWYRPPDVLLGSTEYSTPIDMWGVGCIFYEMMTGRPLFPGSTVKDELHLIFRILGSPTEATWPGISSCEELRAYQFPHYTAEPLVNHAPRIDADGIHLLTQLLQFSVKNRISAEDGLRHPYFSCLGEQVHTLPDTASIFSVKGIQLRRDPGRKSNMHLEPGELPLAKRQFGITGVLSCRGEGALNMNSGEGRSSALFG, from the exons ATGGACAGGATTAAAGTCATAAAGAGGCGTCTATCCATGTCTCTGCGTGGCCCCAGGCCCGCAGACGAGCCGCTGGACGAGCAGACGGAGTCGGCCCCACCTGAGGACCCACCCCTTTCCCAAGCCTCGG GCATCGTCCATGAGAACGGCAAGGGGACCGCGATGGGCTCAGATGGCGAGAGTGACCAGGCATCCGGCACGTCCTCTGATGAGGTGCAGAGCCCAGTGCGGGTGCGATTACGGAATGGGAACCATCGCCGCATCGCGGAG GACATCAACAAGCGACTCTCCCTTCCGGTGGACATCCGGCTGCCGGAGAGCTACCTGGAGAAGTTCGCCATGAGCGGGCCGCCCTTCGCCAAGCCCATGAGCCGCCGGCTTCGCCGTGTCTCACTG TCTGAGATCGGCTTTGGGAAGTTGGAAACCTACACCAAGCTGGACAAAGTGGGTGAG GGCACCTACGCAACAGTGTTTAAGGGTCGCAGCAAGCTGACGGGCAACCTGGTGGCACTCAAGGAGATCCGTCTGGAACACGAAGAAGGAGCGCCATGCACCGCCATCCGAGAGG tgtctctccttaagGATCTGAAGCACGCCAACATCGTCACTCTCCATGACATCATCCACACGGAGAAGTGCCTGACTTTGGTGTTTGAATACATG GAGCAGGATCTGAAGCAGTACATGGACGACTGTGGAAATATCTTAGATGTGTGCAATGTTAAG ATCTTCCTATTCCAGCTGCTCCGGGGCCTGGCTTACTGTCATGGCAGGAAAGTCCTGCACAGGGACCTCAAGCCCCAGAATCTACTCATCAGCCACAGGGGGGAGCTCAAGTTGGCTGACTTTG GTCTAGCCCGGGCTAAGTCGGTTCCGACTAAAACATATTCCAACGAGGTTGTGACTCTCTGGTACCGACCACCAGATGTACTGCTAGGCTCTACAGAGTACTCGACACCCATCGACATGTG GGGGGTAGGCTGTATATTCTACGAGATGATGACGGGTAGACCCCTGTTCCCTGGATCTACAGTGAAGGATGAGCTACATTTGATATTCCGAATTCTAG GCTCTCCAACAGAGGCGACCTGGCCCGGAATCTCCAGCTGTGAGGAATTACGAGCCTACCAGTTCCCTCATTACACTGCTGAGCCGCTGGTCAACCATGCACCaag GATAGACGCCGATGGGATTCACCTTCTGACCCAACTCCTCCAG TTTTCGGTGAAGAACCGAATTTCTGCTGAGGATGGCCTTCGACACCCCTATTTCTCCTGTCTGGGGGAGCAGGTGCACACGCTGCCTGACA CTGCCTCCATTTTCTCTGTGAAGGGCATCCAGCTCCGCAGGGACCCAGGAAGGAAGAGCAACATGCACCTAGAGCCAGGTGAGCTGCCGTTGGCTAAGAGACAGTTTGGCATAACTGGAGTTCTGAGCTGTAGGGGAGAAGGAGCATTAAACATGAACAGCGGAGAGGGAAGAAGCTCGGCCTTGTTTGGCTAA
- the LOC125747694 gene encoding cyclin-dependent kinase 16-like isoform X3 has product MDRIKVIKRRLSMSLRGPRPADEPLDEQTESAPPEDPPLSQASDPVVCPALRPTLCPSSHPASHSAPSFLRQYAGHLGRTALRRDPRGVLERSQLNLYRTGSLGIVHENGKGTAMGSDGESDQASGTSSDEVQSPVRVRLRNGNHRRIAEDINKRLSLPVDIRLPESYLEKFAMSGPPFAKPMSRRLRRVSLSEIGFGKLETYTKLDKVGEGTYATVFKGRSKLTGNLVALKEIRLEHEEGAPCTAIREVSLLKDLKHANIVTLHDIIHTEKCLTLVFEYMEQDLKQYMDDCGNILDVCNVKIFLFQLLRGLAYCHGRKVLHRDLKPQNLLISHRGELKLADFGLARAKSVPTKTYSNEVVTLWYRPPDVLLGSTEYSTPIDMWGVGCIFYEMMTGRPLFPGSTVKDELHLIFRILGSPTEATWPGISSCEELRAYQFPHYTAEPLVNHAPRIDADGIHLLTQLLQFSVKNRISAEDGLRHPYFSCLGEQVHTLPDTASIFSVKGIQLRRDPGRKSNMHLEPDQGKNRRLSVLF; this is encoded by the exons ATGGACAGGATTAAAGTCATAAAGAGGCGTCTATCCATGTCTCTGCGTGGCCCCAGGCCCGCAGACGAGCCGCTGGACGAGCAGACGGAGTCGGCCCCACCTGAGGACCCACCCCTTTCCCAAGCCTCGG atcCGGTGGTTTGTCCTGCCTTACGGCCCACCCTGTGTCCCTCCTCGCACCCTGCCTCGCACAGCGCCCCCTCCTTCCTGCGTCAGTATGCAGGTCACCTGGGACGAACAGCCCTGCGCCGGGACCCCAGGGGTGTGCTGGAGCGCTCCCAGCTGAACCTCTACAGGACCGGATCTCTCG GCATCGTCCATGAGAACGGCAAGGGGACCGCGATGGGCTCAGATGGCGAGAGTGACCAGGCATCCGGCACGTCCTCTGATGAGGTGCAGAGCCCAGTGCGGGTGCGATTACGGAATGGGAACCATCGCCGCATCGCGGAG GACATCAACAAGCGACTCTCCCTTCCGGTGGACATCCGGCTGCCGGAGAGCTACCTGGAGAAGTTCGCCATGAGCGGGCCGCCCTTCGCCAAGCCCATGAGCCGCCGGCTTCGCCGTGTCTCACTG TCTGAGATCGGCTTTGGGAAGTTGGAAACCTACACCAAGCTGGACAAAGTGGGTGAG GGCACCTACGCAACAGTGTTTAAGGGTCGCAGCAAGCTGACGGGCAACCTGGTGGCACTCAAGGAGATCCGTCTGGAACACGAAGAAGGAGCGCCATGCACCGCCATCCGAGAGG tgtctctccttaagGATCTGAAGCACGCCAACATCGTCACTCTCCATGACATCATCCACACGGAGAAGTGCCTGACTTTGGTGTTTGAATACATG GAGCAGGATCTGAAGCAGTACATGGACGACTGTGGAAATATCTTAGATGTGTGCAATGTTAAG ATCTTCCTATTCCAGCTGCTCCGGGGCCTGGCTTACTGTCATGGCAGGAAAGTCCTGCACAGGGACCTCAAGCCCCAGAATCTACTCATCAGCCACAGGGGGGAGCTCAAGTTGGCTGACTTTG GTCTAGCCCGGGCTAAGTCGGTTCCGACTAAAACATATTCCAACGAGGTTGTGACTCTCTGGTACCGACCACCAGATGTACTGCTAGGCTCTACAGAGTACTCGACACCCATCGACATGTG GGGGGTAGGCTGTATATTCTACGAGATGATGACGGGTAGACCCCTGTTCCCTGGATCTACAGTGAAGGATGAGCTACATTTGATATTCCGAATTCTAG GCTCTCCAACAGAGGCGACCTGGCCCGGAATCTCCAGCTGTGAGGAATTACGAGCCTACCAGTTCCCTCATTACACTGCTGAGCCGCTGGTCAACCATGCACCaag GATAGACGCCGATGGGATTCACCTTCTGACCCAACTCCTCCAG TTTTCGGTGAAGAACCGAATTTCTGCTGAGGATGGCCTTCGACACCCCTATTTCTCCTGTCTGGGGGAGCAGGTGCACACGCTGCCTGACA CTGCCTCCATTTTCTCTGTGAAGGGCATCCAGCTCCGCAGGGACCCAGGAAGGAAGAGCAACATGCACCTAGAGCCAG ACCAAGGGAAGAACCGGAGACTAAGCGTGTTGTTTTAG